A genomic segment from Flavobacterium litorale encodes:
- a CDS encoding RHS repeat domain-containing protein, with translation MNYLPFGEPLVDEHNNSHNTPFKFNGKEFDEETGNYYYYYYYYSARYYDPKMSIFISVDPLVEETFDTYGYTYNNPINLVDPTGMNAEDPQPPTDIFMVFKNHDGTYRAQLWKRIKDGKNEQMYMIMDEGGKYATEIFQGKEAGLDMHKAGIKLDDINYGYNTLDVVENAAVDFWTSDEYRTKSARETAVSYVTSLIPFEGMVVGMLAQTGKLARGLSVIGPRANYREFAKKIGANFLDVTDDAWTMRKNIEFLQGVVKRGDDVIFSGKYNPARLDPSSVLAQEIRYLQRHGYSWDKNFTKLVKQ, from the coding sequence ATGAACTACTTACCGTTTGGAGAACCGCTGGTTGACGAACATAATAACTCCCACAATACGCCATTCAAGTTCAACGGAAAAGAATTTGACGAAGAGACGGGTAATTATTATTATTATTATTATTATTATTCCGCTCGTTATTATGATCCTAAAATGAGTATCTTTATATCCGTTGACCCGCTTGTTGAAGAAACATTTGATACTTACGGATATACTTATAACAACCCCATCAATTTGGTTGACCCTACAGGAATGAATGCAGAGGATCCCCAACCTCCTACGGATATATTTATGGTCTTTAAAAATCATGATGGTACTTACAGAGCCCAGTTATGGAAAAGAATTAAGGACGGCAAGAATGAGCAGATGTATATGATCATGGATGAAGGGGGTAAGTATGCGACTGAAATATTTCAAGGTAAAGAAGCTGGTTTGGATATGCATAAAGCTGGTATAAAGCTTGACGATATAAATTACGGTTATAATACGTTAGATGTTGTTGAAAATGCTGCAGTAGATTTTTGGACTTCTGATGAATACCGTACCAAGAGCGCTAGAGAAACGGCGGTCAGTTACGTGACCTCTTTAATTCCTTTTGAAGGAATGGTTGTTGGAATGTTGGCTCAGACTGGTAAATTAGCTAGAGGTCTTAGTGTAATTGGACCAAGAGCTAATTATCGAGAATTTGCCAAGAAAATTGGAGCGAACTTTTTGGATGTTACGGATGATGCTTGGACAATGCGGAAAAATATCGAGTTTTTACAAGGTGTAGTCAAAAGAGGTGATGACGTTATATTTTCTGGAAAATATAATCCTGCAAGACTTGACCCAAGCTCCGTTCTTGCACAAGAAATTAGATATTTGCAGCGACACGGGTATTCTTGGGACAAAAATTTTACTAAATTAGTTAAGCAATGA
- a CDS encoding RHS repeat domain-containing protein, with translation MEYLPFGETLVDEHNNSHNTPFKFNGKEFDEETGNYYYSARYYDPKLSIFISVDPLTEKYPSWSSYAYCFNNPINFVDPTGMEGEHIDPSELMKKSKDHAEAFIEFAKSKEGKEFLDKYASKGQKLEYKGEVYYQADEAGELHNEGIDLNYTLSNSEKGSTTRGEFIMRKRKGSKYDVNVHIADKGFGSSSTKFNLLEAIVHESFLHVDADAYDFIDDGRANYSSVPKKFRYAKNHSDHYHISHGAIYNNTDDKVQQFTVKGFNILHRASKKWNLNFTKAQIRTQMWDFSGSLINVNPKTGELEYKP, from the coding sequence ATGGAATATTTACCTTTTGGTGAGACTTTGGTAGATGAACATAATAATTCCCACAATACGCCATTCAAGTTCAACGGTAAGGAGTTTGATGAGGAAACGGGAAATTATTACTACTCCGCTCGTTACTACGACCCGAAATTGAGTATATTTATATCGGTAGATCCACTGACTGAGAAATATCCTAGTTGGAGTTCTTATGCTTATTGTTTTAATAATCCAATTAACTTTGTTGACCCTACAGGTATGGAGGGAGAACATATTGATCCCTCAGAATTAATGAAAAAAAGTAAAGATCATGCTGAAGCGTTTATAGAATTTGCCAAAAGTAAAGAGGGTAAGGAGTTTTTGGATAAATATGCATCTAAAGGGCAAAAACTTGAGTACAAAGGGGAAGTATACTATCAAGCTGATGAAGCTGGAGAGTTACATAATGAAGGAATTGATTTGAATTATACTTTATCTAATTCAGAGAAAGGAAGTACTACTCGTGGAGAGTTTATTATGAGGAAAAGAAAAGGAAGTAAATATGATGTAAATGTTCACATAGCTGATAAGGGATTTGGGAGTAGTAGCACTAAGTTTAATTTGCTTGAGGCTATAGTCCATGAAAGTTTTCTCCATGTAGATGCAGATGCTTATGATTTTATTGATGATGGTCGAGCTAATTATTCAAGTGTTCCAAAGAAGTTTAGGTATGCTAAAAACCATTCTGATCACTATCACATTAGTCATGGTGCAATTTATAACAATACTGATGATAAAGTTCAACAATTTACTGTAAAGGGATTTAACATCTTACATAGGGCATCGAAAAAATGGAACTTAAATTTTACAAAAGCACAAATTAGGACTCAAATGTGGGATTTTAGTGGATCTCTAATAAACGTAAATCCTAAAACTGGAGAATTGGAATACAAACCCTAA
- a CDS encoding RHS repeat-associated core domain-containing protein, translating to MEYLPFGETLVDEHNNSHNTPFKFNGKEFDEETGNYYYSARYYDPKMSIFISVDPLAEQTGDTYGYVYNNPINLVDPTGMKGDDWYIDAQTGKVLGQDGAATNEFRVVFKSDWDEKVSVNGGSKSEQATKDLQSVSGKITVNSTKIAKDINTINNQTIADQTKERQVYIGLLVDTSTDYPTAEVTSAIGPAGVSGLTEPEIHETTDGEGNLTSRRFAGTRLRPLAQIHSHNTAPKGKKNVAQTSDSATTFGPFNDKSTAAGFGITIYAIDSWTKITPGGNAIHRVNARGKASTNVGTTEAHDIGNDALREYVGN from the coding sequence ATGGAGTACTTACCGTTTGGAGAAACGTTGGTAGATGAACATAATAACTCCCACAACACACCCTTTAAATTCAACGGTAAAGAATTTGATGAAGAGACAGGAAATTATTATTATTCGGCTCGTTATTATGATCCTAAAATGAGTATTTTTATATCGGTGGATCCACTCGCAGAGCAAACTGGCGATACTTACGGGTATGTTTATAATAATCCAATTAATTTGGTTGACCCTACGGGGATGAAAGGTGATGATTGGTATATAGATGCACAAACAGGAAAAGTACTGGGACAAGATGGAGCTGCCACAAATGAATTTAGAGTAGTGTTTAAAAGTGATTGGGATGAAAAAGTCTCAGTTAATGGTGGAAGTAAATCCGAGCAAGCTACAAAGGATTTACAAAGTGTAAGTGGAAAAATAACAGTCAATTCTACAAAAATTGCAAAAGATATTAATACTATTAATAATCAAACTATTGCAGATCAAACAAAAGAAAGACAGGTTTACATTGGATTATTAGTTGATACTTCTACCGATTACCCTACTGCTGAAGTTACTTCTGCAATAGGTCCAGCTGGTGTCAGTGGGCTCACAGAGCCAGAAATACATGAGACAACTGATGGAGAAGGTAATTTGACATCTAGAAGATTCGCTGGTACTCGTCTACGTCCTCTAGCTCAAATTCATAGTCACAATACAGCACCCAAAGGGAAAAAAAATGTCGCACAAACATCTGATAGCGCAACAACTTTTGGTCCTTTTAATGATAAGTCTACAGCTGCTGGTTTTGGAATTACTATATATGCTATTGATTCTTGGACAAAGATTACGCCTGGAGGAAATGCTATCCATAGAGTCAACGCTCGTGGGAAAGCTTCAACAAATGTAGGAACAACTGAAGCCCATGATATTGGTAACGACGCATTGAGAGAATATGTAGGTAATTAA
- a CDS encoding porin family protein, producing the protein MKKILLSAVAVIALGVTAQAQEIKFGVKAGLNIADLGGDAETNGSRTGLHIGGLAEFKLTETFSVQPELVYSMQGAKSDNGVGGEFDLNLDYINVPIMAKYYVMEGLSIEAGPQIGFLMGAEFDGNDVKDNYKSIDFGLGGGVAYDLPMGVFFQARYYAGMSSITEDIEGVETVDTMNNVISLSVGYKF; encoded by the coding sequence ATGAAAAAAATTTTATTATCTGCTGTAGCTGTAATAGCTTTAGGTGTTACAGCACAGGCACAAGAAATTAAATTTGGTGTAAAAGCTGGTTTAAACATTGCTGATTTAGGTGGCGATGCTGAAACCAATGGTTCTAGAACTGGTTTACACATTGGTGGTTTAGCTGAGTTTAAACTTACCGAAACATTCTCTGTTCAGCCAGAATTAGTATACTCTATGCAAGGAGCAAAATCTGATAACGGAGTAGGTGGTGAATTTGACCTTAACTTGGATTATATTAACGTACCAATTATGGCGAAGTACTACGTTATGGAAGGTTTAAGTATTGAAGCTGGACCTCAAATTGGTTTCTTGATGGGTGCTGAATTTGATGGCAACGATGTAAAAGACAACTACAAAAGTATAGACTTTGGTTTAGGCGGTGGTGTAGCTTATGATTTGCCAATGGGCGTATTTTTCCAAGCAAGATACTATGCAGGCATGTCGAGCATTACAGAAGACATTGAAGGTGTAGAAACTGTTGATACTATGAATAATGTAATTTCGCTTTCTGTAGGATACAAATTCTAA
- a CDS encoding RHS repeat-associated core domain-containing protein has translation MEYLPFGETLVDEHNNSHNTPFKFNGKEFDEETGNYYYSARYYDPKMSIFISVDRLAEEYPSISSYAYVANNPINAIDPDGNRIIFVVYHKKGRPSTYTYQNGNFYDNKGKIYNPEKGGTMYKVLDSYRKIEASDDSTLKGMLKTLETSEQNHWVSDGPKNQVTPDPNTMSVKETREKVTNGNPVDTRTTHNFSDEEMSRLEESIGVPETPLSIVSHELKHVYDYDQGCMADSVDIDSSAKDPAEIRAVNIENRARKIEDLSKRTKYGGEEIDPNKLE, from the coding sequence ATGGAATATTTGCCTTTTGGAGAAACGTTGGTTGATGAACATAATAACTCCCACAACACCCCATTTAAGTTCAACGGAAAAGAATTTGACGAAGAGACGGGTAATTATTATTACTCCGCTCGTTACTACGACCCGAAAATGAGTATCTTTATATCGGTGGATCGCTTAGCGGAGGAGTATCCCAGCATTTCATCATATGCGTATGTAGCTAATAATCCTATCAATGCTATTGATCCTGATGGCAATAGAATAATATTTGTTGTTTACCATAAGAAAGGACGTCCCTCTACATATACTTATCAAAATGGAAACTTTTATGATAACAAAGGAAAAATATATAATCCTGAAAAGGGAGGGACTATGTATAAAGTATTAGATTCCTATAGAAAAATAGAAGCATCAGATGATTCAACATTAAAGGGGATGTTGAAGACCCTAGAGACGAGTGAACAAAATCATTGGGTTAGTGATGGTCCCAAAAATCAAGTTACTCCAGATCCTAATACGATGTCAGTTAAAGAAACCAGAGAGAAAGTTACAAATGGTAATCCTGTTGATACTAGAACAACTCATAACTTTTCTGATGAAGAAATGAGTAGGCTTGAAGAAAGTATTGGTGTTCCAGAAACTCCTCTTTCTATAGTGTCTCATGAATTAAAACATGTATATGATTATGATCAGGGCTGTATGGCTGATAGTGTGGATATTGATTCTTCTGCAAAAGACCCAGCTGAAATTAGAGCAGTAAATATAGAAAATAGAGCCCGTAAAATAGAAGATTTATCAAAACGTACAAAGTACGGTGGAGAAGAAATAGACCCTAATAAGTTAGAATAA
- a CDS encoding ClbS/DfsB family four-helix bundle protein, with protein MPRPTSKTTLLELSSENFNKLNDFINQLSIEEQNKEFPEGTMNRNIRDILMHLHHWHLMVQDWYKVGMAGNKPDMPAKGYTWKTTPDLNRWILEQYQNTSLKEAKKYLNKSFEQIQHIIEKHTDEELFEKKRYKWTGSTSLGSYLVSATSSHYDWALKLIKKAKKTRKK; from the coding sequence ATGCCAAGACCGACATCTAAAACTACATTGCTGGAATTAAGTAGTGAAAACTTTAATAAATTAAACGACTTTATTAACCAGTTAAGCATTGAAGAACAGAACAAAGAATTTCCTGAAGGTACCATGAACAGGAATATTAGGGATATTTTAATGCATTTACACCATTGGCACCTAATGGTGCAAGATTGGTACAAAGTAGGTATGGCTGGTAACAAGCCTGATATGCCTGCAAAAGGATATACTTGGAAAACTACTCCCGATTTGAATAGGTGGATTTTGGAGCAGTACCAAAACACAAGCCTTAAAGAAGCTAAAAAGTACCTAAACAAAAGTTTTGAGCAAATACAACATATTATTGAAAAGCATACTGATGAAGAGCTTTTTGAGAAAAAACGCTACAAATGGACAGGGAGTACATCGCTTGGATCATATTTAGTATCGGCAACATCCAGTCATTACGACTGGGCTTTAAAACTAATTAAAAAGGCTAAAAAAACCAGAAAGAAATAA
- a CDS encoding porin family protein, translating to MKKLLLIVFIIMGSYATTNAQSFGIKAGLNFANFSGNDANDFNVLTSFHAGMVAEIGLLQSLTIQPELLYSVQGAEADDNNYKLNYITVPVMAKIYLTDSFNLHGGPQASILISESESFDSFNSNTYDFGFAGGAEFFFADSFSVQARYISGVSEISDDFDLKNSVLQLSLCYMF from the coding sequence ATGAAAAAACTTTTACTTATTGTTTTTATTATTATGGGTAGTTATGCTACTACAAACGCACAGTCTTTTGGTATTAAAGCAGGACTAAATTTTGCTAATTTTAGTGGTAATGATGCTAACGATTTTAATGTGCTTACTAGTTTTCATGCAGGTATGGTTGCCGAAATAGGATTATTACAATCCTTAACCATACAGCCCGAATTACTATACTCTGTGCAAGGAGCGGAAGCCGATGACAATAATTACAAGCTTAATTATATAACGGTACCTGTAATGGCTAAAATTTATCTTACTGATAGTTTTAATCTGCACGGGGGGCCTCAGGCAAGTATATTAATAAGTGAGTCAGAAAGTTTTGATAGTTTTAATAGTAATACCTACGATTTTGGTTTTGCAGGAGGTGCAGAGTTTTTCTTTGCAGATAGTTTCTCTGTTCAAGCACGTTATATTTCTGGAGTAAGCGAAATATCAGACGATTTTGACCTCAAGAATTCGGTATTACAATTATCTCTTTGTTACATGTTTTAG
- a CDS encoding thioredoxin family protein: protein MALTESNMMALGTTAPNFALPDTISGKILSLHQLHSEIATVVVFICNHCPFVHHINKKLVDVATTYQAKGIQFIAISSNDSSTHPQDAPEHMARVAKEEDYPFPYLYDETQNVAKAYQAACTPDFFVFDGDLKCAYRGRFDETRPNMGQPTGNDLSNALDAIIAGKPVSTDQKPSMGCNIKWKK from the coding sequence ATGGCATTAACAGAATCAAACATGATGGCATTGGGAACAACGGCACCTAACTTTGCGTTGCCCGATACGATATCGGGTAAAATACTCTCGTTACACCAACTCCATTCGGAAATTGCAACGGTTGTTGTTTTTATATGCAACCATTGCCCTTTTGTACACCATATAAATAAAAAATTGGTTGATGTAGCCACCACTTACCAAGCCAAAGGCATTCAGTTTATTGCCATAAGTAGTAACGATAGTTCAACCCATCCGCAAGATGCACCAGAACACATGGCGCGTGTAGCAAAAGAAGAAGACTATCCGTTCCCTTATTTATACGATGAAACACAAAACGTAGCTAAAGCCTACCAAGCAGCATGTACACCTGACTTTTTTGTTTTTGATGGCGATTTAAAATGTGCATACAGAGGTCGTTTTGATGAAACTCGACCAAATATGGGGCAACCTACAGGTAATGATTTATCGAATGCTTTGGATGCCATTATTGCAGGAAAACCAGTAAGCACAGACCAAAAACCTAGTATGGGTTGTAACATTAAATGGAAAAAATAA
- a CDS encoding RHS repeat domain-containing protein encodes MEYLPFGETLVDEHNNSHNTPFKFNGKEFDEETGNYYYSARYYDPKMSIFISVDPLVEKTMDSYGYTYNNPINLVDPTGMSADLLPTDYYNIYGKHVKHVDDGSNAKKMVLTSEKGGQKVDEAISKGHVMNQFSDSNIENMDEIYKFGKKDKTGAEKGFIMGQEGESSVVVTSEEAGKLDDEWKIAIKDLQDRGIVPSSDVHLHPLEYENGQVKRFGKPIGSPEDIKPKNNKGFTQPSIVLGWKEIQTPLPFGEKGGVLKNDHVPKIGFFTSNLDEIITVDYRTFKKGVKKMNKHKPKK; translated from the coding sequence ATGGAATACTTGCCTTTTGGAGAAACGTTGGTAGACGAACATAATAACTCCCATAACACCCCGTTTAAATTTAATGGTAAAGAATTTGATGAAGAAACAGGAAATTATTATTACTCGGCTCGTTATTATGATCCTAAAATGAGTATTTTTATATCGGTTGATCCTTTAGTAGAAAAGACTATGGATTCGTATGGATATACTTATAACAACCCTATTAATTTGGTTGACCCTACGGGGATGAGTGCTGATTTACTACCTACTGATTATTATAATATTTATGGGAAACACGTGAAGCATGTAGATGATGGTAGTAATGCGAAAAAAATGGTTCTGACATCTGAAAAGGGAGGTCAGAAAGTAGACGAGGCTATAAGTAAGGGGCATGTTATGAATCAGTTTAGTGATAGTAACATTGAAAATATGGATGAAATATATAAATTTGGTAAAAAAGATAAAACTGGAGCTGAGAAAGGTTTTATTATGGGGCAAGAAGGAGAGTCCTCCGTTGTAGTTACAAGCGAGGAAGCTGGAAAACTAGATGACGAATGGAAAATAGCTATAAAGGATTTACAGGATAGGGGAATAGTTCCATCATCAGATGTACACCTACACCCATTAGAGTATGAAAATGGTCAAGTAAAAAGATTTGGTAAGCCTATAGGTTCTCCTGAAGATATAAAACCTAAAAACAATAAAGGTTTCACTCAACCATCAATAGTTTTAGGTTGGAAGGAGATACAAACGCCTTTACCTTTTGGAGAAAAGGGAGGCGTACTTAAAAATGATCATGTTCCAAAAATTGGATTTTTTACTTCTAACCTTGATGAAATAATTACTGTAGATTATAGAACTTTTAAGAAAGGAGTTAAAAAAATGAACAAACATAAGCCAAAAAAGTAA
- a CDS encoding RHS repeat domain-containing protein: MPSGETLIDEHSNSHNSPFKFNGKEFGEETGNYYYSARYYDPKLSIFVSVDSLVEKTRDAYGYCYQNPINLVDPTLI; encoded by the coding sequence TTGCCGTCTGGCGAAACCTTAATAGATGAACATAGTAACTCACACAACAGCCCTTTTAAGTTTAACGGTAAAGAGTTTGGCGAAGAAACAGGAAATTATTACTACTCCGCTCGTTACTACGACCCGAAATTGAGTATATTTGTAAGTGTCGATTCATTAGTAGAAAAAACCAGAGATGCCTATGGGTATTGTTACCAAAATCCTATAAATTTAGTTGACCCAACACTAATTTAA